The region GCAGATCGATTTTGCCATATTGAATATCTGTGCCGCCGTTCGTGACCAATCCCAGCGGATATCCGCGTTCCCGGCAATACTCCAGCGTCTCCACCGCATGCTTCATCATCGCCCCGTGACGGATATAGGTCTCGTCATAATAGGCCCGGATGTCCGCAGCGGTCAACGCCTTCTCCCAAGGCAGAACCTCGCTCAGCTCCGCGAAAAACCCGTCCTTATCCCGGTATCCGTCGGCATCCCTGATAATCATATCCTCCACCACCTGCAGTGCCTGCTCTTCGCTAAGATGTCCCAGGAAATCCTGCACAAACTTCATGCTGAAGCTGCGGAAGGTCTGATCACGGTCCATCAGGGTGTTGTCCAGATCAAACAGCAAAGCTTGTACCTCTCTCATGTATACGCTCCCCTTCTGTCGTCCATTTCTGCGATAAAACACCA is a window of Paenibacillus sp. FSL H3-0469 DNA encoding:
- a CDS encoding HAD family hydrolase codes for the protein MREVQALLFDLDNTLMDRDQTFRSFSMKFVQDFLGHLSEEQALQVVEDMIIRDADGYRDKDGFFAELSEVLPWEKALTAADIRAYYDETYIRHGAMMKHAVETLEYCRERGYPLGLVTNGGTDIQYGKIDLLGLRGYFRTIVISGEAGISKPDPAIYRLALERLGSTAEQTIFIGDHPVNDIWGAARSGMDTIWLKRNHAWDESLNVKPVAVIQELDELRGII